In Odontesthes bonariensis isolate fOdoBon6 chromosome 22, fOdoBon6.hap1, whole genome shotgun sequence, one genomic interval encodes:
- the LOC142373304 gene encoding phospholipid-transporting ATPase IC-like, with product MSTGKNEKLFREKLRIRQTRRRNEPPSTSRRNKNLSEPFFPGSGKNALVITGGWLNEILYEKKKKRRRLRLRLRRLGKQPAPSNPQDGQPMDDLEKEMRQVDFVDMACECESVICCRVTPKQKANVVSLVKKYKKAVTLSIGDGANDVNMIKTADIGVGISGQEGMQAVMSSDYAFAQFRYLQRLLLVHGRWSYIRMCKFLRFFFFKNFAFTLVHFWYSFFSGYSSQIAYEDWFITLYNLAYSSMPVLLVGLLDQDVNDRLSLKFPKLYVPGQLGTLFNYKNFFISLFHGIFVSLIIFFIPYGAFLQTMGQDGEAPSDYQSLAVVTASSLIFTVNLQISLDTSYWTFVNCFAVLGSIAIYFGMMFDIHSAGIHVIFPTVFTFTGAASNALRQPYLWLTVLLTVGISLLPVICIQFLYKTIWPSEGDEIQRNRKKYEMELDEEEKKKKKKEPTAFQRGRRSRRSAYAFSHSRGYADLISSGQSIRRRQTTHHGPQDRIRELPRREAENI from the exons atgTCTACTGGAAAAAATGAGAAATTGTTTCG TGAGAAGCTGAGGATTCGTCAGACGAGAAGGAGAAATGAACCTCCTTCAACTTCTCGGCGCAACAAGAACCTTTCGGAGCCTTTCTTCCCCGGCTCCGGCAAAAACGCGCTCGTCATCACCGGAGGATGGCTG AATGAGATTCTTTacgaaaagaagaagaagcggCGCCGCCTCCGTCTTCGTCTTCGCCGCCTGGGAAAGCAACCTGCTCCCAGCAACCCGCAGGACGGCCAGCCGATGGACGACTTGGAGAAGGAGATGAGACAG GTGGACTTTGTGGACATGGCCTGCGAGTGCGAGTCGGTCATCTGCTGCCGTGTCACGCCGAAGCAAAAGGCCAACGTGGTGAGTTTGGTGAAGAAGTACAAGAAGGCCGTGACGCTGTCCATCGGAGACGGAGCGAACGACGTCAACATGATCAAGA CTGCAGATATCGGCGTGGGCATCAGCGGTCAGGAGGGCATGCAGGCCGTCATGTCCAGCGACTACGCCTTCGCTCAGTTCCGGTACCTGCAGCGCCTCCTGCTCGTGCACGGACGCTGGTCCTACATCCGGATGTGCAAGTTCCtgcgtttcttcttcttcaagaACTTCGCCTTTACTCTGGTCCACTTCTGGTACTCGTTCTTCAGTGGATACTCCTCACAG ATTGCCTATGAAGACTGGTTTATCACACTCTACAATCTGGCTTACAGCAGCATGCCTGTTCTACTCGTTGGACTTCTTGACCAG GACGTGAACGACAGGCTGAGCCTAAAGTTCCCCAAACTCTACGTGCCGGGCCAGCTGGGCACATTGTTCAACTACAAGAACTTCTTCATCAGCCTGTTCCACGGCATCTTCGTCTCGCTCATCATCTTCTTCATCCCGTACGGCGCCTTCCTGCAGACGATGGGGCAGGACGGGGAAGCTCCCTCCGACTATCAGTCCCTCGCCGTGGTGACGGCCTCGTCCCTGATCTTTACCGTCAACCTGCAG ATCTCTCTGGATACCTCCTACTGGACCTTTGTGAACTGCTTTGCGGTGTTGGGCAGCATTGCCATCTACTTTGGGATGATGTTTGACATCCACAGCGCAGGGATCCATGTCATCTTCCCCACAGTTTTCACCTTCACAG GTGCAGCGTCCAACGCTCTGCGCCAGCCGTACCTCTGGTTGACCGTCCTGCTGACGGTGGGCATCAGTCTGCTGCCCGTCATCTGCATCCAGTTCCTCTATAAAACCATTTGGCCCTCTGAGGGAGACGAG ATCCAGAGAAACCGGAAGAAGTACGAGATGGAGCTGgacgaggaggagaagaagaagaagaagaaggaaccAACGGCCTTCCAGCGAGGCCGGCGTTCCCGCCGTTCCGCCTACGCCTTCTCCCACTCCCGCGGCTACGCCGACCTCATCTCGTCCGGGCAAAGCATCCGGCGGCGCCAGACCACCCACCACGGACCCCAGGACCGCATCAGGGAGCTCCCCCGGAGGGAGGCCGAGAACATCTGA
- the LOC142372667 gene encoding tripartite motif-containing protein 16-like: MAQKGVQLDRESFSCSICLDLLKDPVAIPCGHSYCMSCIKGFWDGEDQKGIHSCPQCRKTFIPRPVLGKNTMLADLVEQLKKTGLRAAPADHCYAGAEDVACDFCSGRKLKAVKSCLVCLASYCEEHLQPHYDSAPLRKHKLVEPSKKLQENICSDHGEVMKIFCRTDQKCICYLCLMDDHKGHDTVSAAAERTERQRELEGSRQQIQQRIQDAEKDVKLLQQQLEAIHQSADKTEEHSQKIFAELIRLLQKRSSDVKQQIRSQQEAEGRRVKELQEKLEQEITELKRKDAELQQLSHTEDHSQFLLSWPSVAALRGATHSSSIQIRPLRHFEDVTAAVSELRDKLQDILREEWTNISLRVAEVDALLSEPTSRAGFLRYSCGITLDPNTANRLLLLSEGNRKVTFMDHPQSYSDHPDRFTEYPQVLSRESLTGRCYWEVEMRGGVDVAVAYKNISRAGWGTECLFGFNDKSWSLDCDPGSYTFRYNSIKTSISGPRASRVGVYLDHRAGILSFYRVSGTMTLLHRVQTTFTQPLCAGIGLYSYGASAEFV; this comes from the coding sequence atggcgcagaaaggagttcagctggaccGAGAAAGCTTCTCCTGTTCGAtctgcctggatctgctgaaggatccggtggctattccctgtggacacagctactgcatgagCTGTATTAAAGGCttctgggatggagaggatcagaaggggatccacagctgccctcagtgcaggaaaACCTTCATACCGAGGCCTGTCCTGGGGAAaaacaccatgttagctgatttagtggagcagctgaagaagactggactccgtgctgctcctgctgatcactgctatgctggagctgaagatgtggcctgtgatttctgctctgggaggaagctgaaagccGTTAAGTCCTGTTTAGTCTGcctggcctcttactgtgaggaacaccttcagcctcattatgattcagctccactcaggaaacacaagctggtggagccctccaagaagctccaggagaacatctgctctgatcacggtgaggtgatgaagattttCTGCCGTACCgatcagaagtgcatctgttatctctgcttaATGGATGatcataaaggccacgacacagtgtcagctgcagcagaaaggactgagaggcagagagagctggaggggagtcggcagcagatccagcagagaatccaggacgcagagaaagatgtgaagctgcttcagcagcagctagaggccatccatcagtctgctgataaaacagaggagcacagccagaagatcttcgctgagctgatccgtctcctccagaaaagaagctctgatgtgaagcagcagatcagatcccagcaggaagccgaagggaggcgagtcaaagagcttcaggagaagctggagcaggagatcactgagctgaagaggaaagatgctgagctgcagcagctctcacacacagaggatcacagccagtttctgctcagctggccctcagtggcagcactcaggggggctacacactcatccagcatccagatccgtcctctgaggcactttgaggatgtgacagcagctgtgtcagagctcagagataaactacaggacatcctgagagaggaatggaccaacatctcactgagagtcgctgaagtggatgctttactgtcagaaccaacgagcagagctggattcttaagatattcatgtggaatcacactggatccaaacacagcaaacagactgctgttactgtcagaggggaacagaaaagtgacatttaTGGATCATCCTCAGTCTtattctgatcatccagacagattcactgaGTATcctcaggtcctgagcagagagagtctgactggacgttgttactgggaggtggagatgagaggaggagttgatgtagcagtcgcatacaagaacatcagcagagcaggatgGGGGACTGAATGTTTATttggatttaatgacaaatcttggtcATTAGATTGTGACCCAGGCAGTTATACATTTAGGTACAACAGCATaaaaacctccatctcaggtcctcgggcctccagagtgggagtgtacctggatcacagagcaggtattctgtccttctacagagtctctggaaccatgactctcctccacagagtgcagaccacattcactcagccgctctgtgcTGGGATTGGGCTTTATTCTTATGGAGCCTCagcagagtttgtgtaa